The genome window GATGTATGGCGCAGCGGCCTCCTTCACCTTGAGCACGACGAAGAAGGTGAGGCGGTAGGCGAAGAGGAGGACGAAGATCATGGCgaggtccagccacttggagtggTTCAGGCTCAGCCCCATCATCTCGGTGATGATGTACTCGCCGGTCAGCTTCGGCTGCCCTGGCATCATCGGCTCGAACTCCAGCCCGATCAAGTCGTTCTTGTACCCGCCCTGCGTGCGGCAGCAGCGACATTGCAATATTGGGCTTGCATTTCTGGATTCGTAAAGGATCTGTATCTGTATGCAATGCGACATACCTTCAACCCCCATGACCCATAGACAATGTAGGACACTGGATACCGCCAGAAGATCTTTGGGAGCTCCGGAAGCAGTCGGAAGAACCCAGAGGTCAACATCATGATCCCCTGCGAGATCAGATCACGGAAAAACCTGAGTGAGCAGAAGGCAGAGATGCATGAAGGGCAAGCCAACGAGAAGATAGATATATAGACTTACTATGACACCGGCGCCAAGGATGAGGCCCATGAGGAAGTTTGGCACGAGGGCGGAGATGATCATCATGAGGCTCTCGATGACGGAGACGCCGCCGTAGAGGTTGAGGGCGAAGAAGGCGAAGTAGCTGAAGCCCGGCCGGAACTTGACCATCCAGTACGTGATGGACGCGCTGGCCCAGGACACGGCGAGCAGGAACGGCATGGAGGAGAGGAAGTTGGAGATGATGTAGGCGGCGACGCCGTAGTGTCCGTTCTGGCGCTCGAGGGTGAACACCTTCATCTCCTCGATGAAGGACGGGAAGCCGCCGATGGACATGAAGGTCATGAAGCCCGACACGAAGCCGCCGCACGAGGCGCGCGCCTGGATGGCCGTGTAGCTGGTGCCCACGTCGTAGTAGATGGTTCCCAGGCAGATGGCCATCACGATGTAGATGATGATGCGCAGCCAGTAGTAGTTCAGATCGCGGGACATGTTGGTGAAGGACCGGCTTGTCAGCGTGCGGAGCTGCTTCAACCAGCTCGCCTGGCTGCCACGGATCACATCCTCCATCACACCCTCCTGCATGcgttacatatatatatatatattcatcatCAAACAACAAAAAACAGTCAAAAAATACTTGAGCCGATGATTATTCAAAAATGTTGACGACGCTTACAATCTTGGTTATCTCGTGTATCGTGCTCCTAACCATCATGGCGTAATCTGAGATCCTGTACTTGTCCACTAGCCGTTCCCTGATCTCTGAGGTAGAGTACTTCAACAGGGGATCGAGCTCTGCCTCCTTCGAGCAAAATTTGACCAAAAAGAACCATCACAAACCATATATATGCACCTAAATTAAAGGTACGTGAAGTGCTCCTCAGAACGAAGCAGGGCACGTACTGCTCGCAGCTTCATGGAGCCTTTCATGGTGGCGGCGACATCATCGAAGTCCGAGTTGACACACCGGAGGAAATGGTCGGACGGGTTCCTCCGGCTGGGACAGGGGAACCCCGTTTCCGCGAAGAACTGCACGCACGCGTGATCAGACTCAAAAAAACGCATTCGAAGCTGAATATCGATGATCATCAGTCAGTTGGCATGGCACAGCTAAAACAACAAAACCTGTGTCGCTAGCTTGGCGTCACCGAAGTAGACGCACTCCCCGCTGGAGAGGAGGCAGAGGTCGTCGAAGAGCGCGAACACCTCGCTGCTGGGCTGGTGCACGGAGGAGACGACGGTGCGGCCGCCGTCGACGGCGAGCTGCCGCAGCGTCTGGACGACGGAGAAGGCGGCGGCGCTGTCGAGGCCGCTGGTGGGCTCGTCCAGGAAGAGGAGGCGCGGGCGGGTGAGGATCTCCAGCGCGATGCTCAGTCGCTTCTTCTCGCCGCCGCTGATGCCGCGGAGGTGCCACGTCCCGATGTGGCGGTCGGCGCACTCCCGGAGGCCCATCTCGTCCAGCGTCTCGTCCACTATGCGCCGCACCTCCGCCTTGCGCGTGCTCGACGGCAGCCGGAGGAGGGCCGAGTAGGTCACCGTCTCGCGCACCGTCAGCGTGCCCAGCAGCACGTTCTCTTGGGTCACGTATGCCTGTCATGGTTGTGTTGTGTCCACGAAGACGTTCACATCAGATAGCATACACTTGGCCTTTTCAAGGTCATTTTGCTAGTGATGATGTTAAACAAATTAAccttccgttcttttttattcatcgcggtttagttcaaaaataaactagcggaCAACAAATATTCAAGAATGAGTAGAAGTTTAAGAATTTCGCAAGAGGTTCTCTGCTTGCTATAAACACTTTACGTAAGTACCGCTCTAAATTAAACCGGCTAGACTCACACAAAAGTGATATATGAGCAGGCCAAGCAAATTTGCATGGTCCAAAAGCAAGACAAATACTGGATAATATTAGACAATTTACCAAAAGCGATCTAAAAAAAAATTCAGTTCGTGTGTATACTTGCTTTACATCATTATGTCCAGTAAAAAATGTTTCTTAATGATACTAGGGCATGCTTTACATCAACAGTTCTTCTAAGTAATTTTCAAGACTACAAGTCTTGTGCTTTGAGGGATAGGAGGAAGCCAGCGTCCTGTGTCTTTTTTTCTTTGTTCTGAAGATGAAAGATTCCCTCATGCATCTTCGAAATTCAACCGCGTGTATGTATTACATGTCAAAGTCAGAGACCAGTCCATTCGACAATTATAATACTAATTATTAAGCTTCTGTTAACTGTTAACCAAGTATACTACTCCTATATGTTTTTGACAAAAAAACCTGTGTGATGGCAGTATGACATGCATTCAAAGATCTGAAAAGGATATGCAACTGCATCGGTAATGAATGCTGTCTTTGGAATTAGTTGGGCATTCAATTCGAGTGCCACTCTGGTTGTTCGTTTTCAGACGGCGAGCGCAGCAGGCTGGCGAGGCGAGAGGCACGAGACCATCTGGGGACTAGGGCTCATGCGAAAAAGAACGTTTGAATAAAAAGTTGTTGCCatgaaccaaaaaaaaaggatggTTAGTTTGGGAATAGGGTACTCCCCTGCATGCTGCCTGGAAATAGgataatactccctccgtttctttttatttgtcgctggatagtgcaattttacactatccagcgacaaataaaaagaaacggagggagtatttaaGAGGAGCAATATGTGATGATTGATATTCCGATCGATGGCCCACGGTTAGGCTCTGCTCCAATCTggcgagataaactttagcagcttttttaGCTATTTTTAGCCATTTATAATCTAAACAGGAGAGTTAATGATGGTAATtgaagctaaactttagcacttcaattcatatagctaaagtttagcaaGAAGCTAAAGTTTATCCTGTGAGATTGAAATGGGGCCTTATTTAAGAGTACCATAGCGACACCCTTGCAAATTATACCTAGCACGTAGAGGTTAACTACCAGCAACTAACTAGGAGTCCTAAATATAGCCTGGTTTGTTGCACGTCACGAATCCAAATAATAACTCCTACtacgggggtgtttggttacaccccgctaaaatttagcccatGTCCATCGAATGTTTAAACCTCCGTTTCAGGTATTAAAtgtagggcctgtttgtttaggattataatctactcagattatataatccaacttaTTTTGAACTAGCACTTAGTTtaaaataagttagattatataatctaggaggattataatcccaaacaaacacccctgtagtcggattataaaactaatttgtcggccgaagattaaaagacgagacgaatctagtccagttggttgggcctatatttcatactcctatttaaaagtcaaacgcttaATGTGACCCGGGttaaact of Zea mays cultivar B73 chromosome 8, Zm-B73-REFERENCE-NAM-5.0, whole genome shotgun sequence contains these proteins:
- the LOC100280909 gene encoding ABC transporter G family member 12-like; protein product: MDGGSGGGEAWRGAVSPAARYAESGGASLTWENLTAVLPGGGGRATKKLVQGLYGYAVPGRVVAIMGPSGSGKSTLLDSLSGRLARNVVLTGKVLLNGKKRRLDYGIVAYVTQENVLLGTLTVRETVTYSALLRLPSSTRKAEVRRIVDETLDEMGLRECADRHIGTWHLRGISGGEKKRLSIALEILTRPRLLFLDEPTSGLDSAAAFSVVQTLRQLAVDGGRTVVSSVHQPSSEVFALFDDLCLLSSGECVYFGDAKLATQFFAETGFPCPSRRNPSDHFLRCVNSDFDDVAATMKGSMKLRAEAELDPLLKYSTSEIRERLVDKYRISDYAMMVRSTIHEITKIEGVMEDVIRGSQASWLKQLRTLTSRSFTNMSRDLNYYWLRIIIYIVMAICLGTIYYDVGTSYTAIQARASCGGFVSGFMTFMSIGGFPSFIEEMKVFTLERQNGHYGVAAYIISNFLSSMPFLLAVSWASASITYWMVKFRPGFSYFAFFALNLYGGVSVIESLMMIISALVPNFLMGLILGAGVIGIMMLTSGFFRLLPELPKIFWRYPVSYIVYGSWGLKGGYKNDLIGLEFEPMMPGQPKLTGEYIITEMMGLSLNHSKWLDLAMIFVLLFAYRLTFFVVLKVKEAAAPYIRVAYTRFTVKRLERRASFRKTLAMASMSKRHNPPHPMAIQEGLSSPMPY